The genomic stretch ATTGGTCGGAGTAGGGGATGTCTTGCAATTTGCATCCGCCGCAGACGCCGAAATGATTGCAGAGTCCATTATTCATCTATGTATTATATAACATTTAGGTCAGATTATCCCGCTCATGGGATCGTCTATGATCGTATCTGGCATTGTTAGGCTATAGTCTGGGTGATATTGGATCACTCTCTCTAATTGTGAAAGGGTAACTTGCACAATTCGCCTAACATGTATTACTGCATCAGGCGGTCAAGCCCCCTAGTTTCTGGACATAAGTAGTGCCGAAAAAGTAGAGACATTTTGTTTTTTCGGCAATTCCAGAACTGTGGGCACCTCCTTTAATTCGGATTGAATTCCAGCACGGAAAGTTGCTGAGCTGATGTTCCCCAGGGAACCATGCGGACGTCGATCGTTGTACCAATCGATGTATGCTTCAAACCCGACTTTCGCTTCCCAGAAATTCAGATAATCATTCCGATAAACTTCTTCTTTCTTGTAGCAAGAAAACCAGCTTTCAATATATGGCTTGTCATTGGGCGCCTGCACTCCGCAATATTCGATTTTAAGCCAAGTTCTTTTCTCTGCCG from Candidatus Saganbacteria bacterium encodes the following:
- a CDS encoding transposase; this encodes AEKRTWLKIEYCGVQAPNDKPYIESWFSCYKKEEVYRNDYLNFWEAKVGFEAYIDWYNDRRPHGSLGNISSATFRAGIQSELKEVPTVLELPKKQNVSTFSALLMSRN